A stretch of the Archangium violaceum genome encodes the following:
- the pdxA gene encoding 4-hydroxythreonine-4-phosphate dehydrogenase PdxA, with amino-acid sequence MNERPVVGISLGDVSGIGPEITAEALSLPKVRRSLLPVVFGDGPTLARFPLFKKYAHTTPQTLARPTEPTVCVVTELAEKDRVPGKPARAGGRAQYAFIQAAIEAARAGRVDALCTAPVSKEQISRAGIPFMGHTEVLAEAFGREVLMLMDGPRVRVALATNHVPLVEVSRMLTVERLVGQLQLLSRSLKPVVGRTPRIGVLSFNPHAGEGGLLGREEVEVLTPAIKRARRLRVDAHGPLAADGLFAQVERFPYDVVLAMYHDQGLIPAKALDFERTVNVTLGLPVPRTSPDHGTAYSLAGTGKASSVPMVEALLKAARLAAR; translated from the coding sequence GTGAACGAGCGACCCGTCGTAGGCATCTCACTGGGAGACGTCTCCGGGATCGGCCCTGAAATCACGGCGGAGGCCCTCTCCCTGCCCAAGGTGCGCCGGTCGCTGCTGCCCGTCGTCTTCGGAGATGGGCCCACGCTGGCGCGCTTCCCCCTCTTCAAGAAGTACGCCCACACCACGCCCCAGACGCTGGCCCGGCCCACGGAGCCCACGGTCTGCGTGGTGACGGAGCTGGCGGAGAAGGACCGCGTGCCGGGCAAGCCCGCCCGCGCTGGAGGCCGCGCCCAATACGCCTTCATCCAGGCGGCCATCGAGGCGGCCCGAGCCGGCAGGGTGGACGCCCTCTGCACGGCGCCGGTGTCCAAGGAGCAGATCTCCCGGGCGGGCATTCCCTTCATGGGGCACACGGAGGTCCTCGCGGAGGCGTTCGGCCGCGAGGTGCTGATGCTCATGGACGGCCCGAGGGTGCGCGTCGCGCTGGCGACGAACCACGTGCCGCTGGTGGAAGTGTCACGGATGCTGACGGTGGAGCGGCTGGTGGGCCAGCTCCAACTCCTGTCGCGGAGCCTGAAGCCCGTGGTGGGCCGGACACCCCGGATTGGCGTGCTGAGCTTCAACCCCCACGCGGGCGAGGGCGGACTGCTGGGCCGCGAGGAAGTGGAGGTCCTCACGCCAGCCATCAAGCGCGCGCGCCGGCTGCGGGTGGACGCGCACGGGCCGCTCGCGGCGGATGGGCTGTTCGCCCAGGTGGAGCGCTTCCCCTACGACGTCGTGCTGGCCATGTACCACGACCAGGGCCTCATCCCGGCGAAGGCCCTGGACTTCGAGCGGACGGTGAACGTGACGCTCGGTCTGCCAGTGCCTCGGACCTCGCCGGACCACGGCACGGCCTACAGCCTGGCCGGCACGGGCAAGGCGAGCAGCGTCCCCATGGTGGAAGCGCTGCTCAAGGCCGCCCGGCTGGCCGCGCGCTGA